The following is a genomic window from Leptospira bouyouniensis.
GGGAGCAAACAAAGGCATTCAGATCATACAAAAACCTAACTCACTCGCTGTGGGTGAAATCGCAATTTTTAAAATTCCGATTTTTCCCTTCATATCAATTCAATGGATCGCAAAACATACAAAATACGAAAAAAATATACTATTCCAAGATAACCAAGAAAAAGGACCATTTATCAAATTTTTACATACTCACCGCTTTTTAGATGTAGAAGGAAATTCTAATGAATCCATATTATCCGATGAGATTGAAGTCAATTTTTACTTTTGGCCGATTTCTAAATTTTTTATTTATCCAATGTTATATTTTATGTTTAAGAAAAGACACCAACTAACTGCAAATTACTTTTCCATAAAACATAAATTAATTTTTAGCGGGTATACGAGATCCATAATCAATTAATTGCCGATTGTATTCTTTTTCCATCAGTGGTGACGAGATTAGAAAATCGGCACTCGATCGATTACAGGCCATTGGAATATTATATAATACAGCAATACGTAACAATGCCTTAACATCTGGGTCATGTGGTTGAGCTGAAAGTGGATCCCAAAAAAATACCATAAAATCGATTGCATCTTCTACAATTTTGGCACCGATTTGTTGGTCCCCACCCAGAGGTCCGGAAATAAATCGAAACACTGGTAATCCAATTTGTTCATGGATCAATTTTCCTGTTGTTCCAG
Proteins encoded in this region:
- a CDS encoding SRPBCC family protein, which codes for MDQFKFQSQFPIRKEELFRFHEEPIGFSTLMGANKGIQIIQKPNSLAVGEIAIFKIPIFPFISIQWIAKHTKYEKNILFQDNQEKGPFIKFLHTHRFLDVEGNSNESILSDEIEVNFYFWPISKFFIYPMLYFMFKKRHQLTANYFSIKHKLIFSGYTRSIIN
- a CDS encoding methylglyoxal synthase; translated protein: METTKKIVLIAHDNRKEDLLDWVKYNKGTLSKHHLSATGTTGKLIHEQIGLPVFRFISGPLGGDQQIGAKIVEDAIDFMVFFWDPLSAQPHDPDVKALLRIAVLYNIPMACNRSSADFLISSPLMEKEYNRQLIDYGSRIPAKN